TTTGGATGCTAGTGTTGTGTTATTAAATGATAAGTTGAGTTCGATTCGGGCCaagatattagcacttcgggtgcgagttataccgatttggcttcaagccatgcatatcggatgatttggcttcgggccatgataattGTTAtttggataagttaccttgatttggctacgggccatggtataggtaatTATCGTATGAGACTATTGAGTAACCaatttctattccgaatggttcaacgggtaaacaaatgatatggttgagaaataggttagtacgaggcgatacaggtatgtacagagactattcgagtattaaatagagaaagttcaatgagataGTATCTAATCATGTTTTAAGACATGAGAAGGGTTTGTAGTCaatgtgaaattggttgatttacatttattcaatgaattaaattatttacatacgagattactaagctatgaagcttacttcgtgtaatttttctatgttttatagtaaatcaaggctagctcggatccgaAAGTCGTCAGGAACAtcattgtaacgccctaaatttgggcctagaagtattgggccttgagtatgggtccgtaaggaggttgtatacaattatttaattgtgcaacgaaatgacacaattaaatgtcttctTTGGTGGTTAatagccctgagaagtgttggagaaatcttgggttcaaatctgGGCTTTTGcaaatattttggttttaagtgaataaaaccctgggtgcttggataaaggccttttaaattattgtggtaaataaatgacacaaggaagtaTGTGGtatagtggttgtggtgtcattaaggttgcaagggagcctgggttcaagtcttggctcttgcaatttattttggtttttcttttaaaggaatctgGACGTTAGCACATATGTCTTGTAactaattgaggataaaatatgacatagaaaaagcctgtggtggagtggcaaggtggtgtgttgtgtaactgtgaggtctaataaggttcaagtcttgggatgcgcaatggggtatttattttgttgtttgagctgTGTAAGAGGTGGAGTTgaactggaactctgtggttgaagtggtcatataaaaataaggaattttcctaatggttgaaagtaatcccacatcgggaagctaacacgGGAATTGgcaagaagctggctttaaataaagagaaccagatgagttggaggGGGGACTGAATGCAGGATTGTGCCAAAGTTGGTGATCGTAGActtcggcgcgttctcataaacaggtgtgtatttcacactactctagctgtagaacgGGATATGTCGGAATGTCGAAATGCTAATCACACAGTGATGGCCAGCCACACGAGCGTGCAAGCGAATGTGTGGGAGCTTTGACGTGATggttgaggccatcatgagtgctctcgtGGGCTTAGGTTGCTTTGGGTCGAGATGGGCTCatgggcccaagtggataaattgtatgattgtgtagtaaatattggattggactatgtgaatctcatatctgtagggtagaattattgaaatacctttggtttacaaaattaccgaaattcccTTGacttataaaattaccgaaataccctcgatttgtaaaattaccaaaatacccctgatttggaaaattatcgaaatacccctgatttacaaaattacaaaaatacccttaactttcaaaaattatagaaataccattggtttgcaaaattaccgaaataaccttggtttgtagatttaccaaaacacccttgtagggtgacATGACTAAAAAACCCttaaaaggtaaaaagaccgttctgcccctctagggtatatgactcactgataatacaatttgatttatttgactatgttttgactgagaatgtatgactgtgattggactgttgtgaccgtgatttgtatgattttgtatgtcgtatgtatatttgctgcattcatataatgctatgttgcacatgggtggggattatgaaacggaggaagaaattgaggatcgcatggttgtttgacgaccgtggatccaccgattgaggatcgcatggttgcttaatgaccgtggatccaccgattaaggatcgcatggttgcttgacgactgtggatccaccggtggcttttaagccctatatgattattgacgactctgtgtcgatcatatttacccgaggctgtgtacCGACAATATTACcatcactgatggctatgtgcctaacatgatacagctaccgatggcttaaagccaattattctgattatggctttgcgccaacctacatatggctctatgccaacttgattatggttgtgtgccaAATGTATTTACCTAAGGCTAAGTgccaatatttgattagcagcttgctgcaatgaaggtagtaccgcaaccgggctaccattgatgtgtatcggatgggtgggtcgatatttatatccccacatgatgtgaaccaagggacggagttggtgtgtagcggttggattattgaGATGGGTTAACATACATTTTTCATTATGCATATGGTTTGATACTGATGAGGGCTGAGACCTaagtgaaattgtactgggcTTTGGCCCACACACATTGTTCTATTACTATAATGGGCTCCGGCCCATACTGATTCTAAATTCTGTCTATTCactaactgttttagtttaggaggggattacacactgagttttcataaactcaccccgtttattaattgTGCAGCTAATCTCTAGTGATAGGTGGATCGTtcctgcgagggactcggagatggccacgcACTACTTATGTTTTCAGATTTGTTTATTTACTGTTGAGTATTTTGATTTGggctgtaataaggcctcttttaatttctggttctaaatctggaattttatatactgttttataactgctggagtagaacatagttttcttttctaaaacaataactatttttcaaaatatcacgttttcgCAACTGTTTAAAATTAAGCTTCAGCAGTAAGTAAGGTAttaagggaattaacgtttcacaagttttaaaatggacAGAGGTTTTAAAGTAAGAAGGGTTtgcaatgagaacatggttttcgaaagacactttaatgtgacacgccagatccgggcctaacttctagggcgggtttggggtgttacaatcatcgcactatcggacatctatttggtacttttgagttgtttatttatggtatatggcatgtataggctagatgttgtattttggttgtgattataaccatgagagttggcttgtaaatgatgttaatattgatgtaTGTTTGGCTAATAGAAATGGCTTTGGCTAATAGAAATGGCTTActttggcatgtttggtatgaATATGGTTAATTGAATTGTGGAGTTTAAATGCTTAAGAAATGCTTTGATGAAGTATGATTTTAGaaattgagttgataagtaattGATTAAgtaaatggcattgaattgagtattgaaattggttgaaatggctattgtatgaattgtgcatttggttgatgttTTTGGCTACCTAATTGAATGATGAAATGGTTCCATTTTGGTTGTTTATGTGAGCATGagttagggtggcaaattgaccttgcaaatggtctatttttgtccacacgggcgtgtgtctcagccgtgtgtgacacaggatcatgttacacggccgtgtgtcccatggtgttgttattaaaatgaagtcagtatgccccacagggtctcacacacgggcatgtgactggccgtgtgatacaagtcagtatactcctatttggcacacagcctagcacacgagcgtgtgacatggccatgttgcataagtcagtataccctacagttttggcacggcATAGTACACagtctggcacacgggcgtgtgtggccacttcgaagggcacacgggagTGTGATTGGCTGTgagacccaagtcagtatgtatgtcctgtTTCCACACtgcttgagacacgggcgtgtctggagctgtgtgaggcacacaacttgttcacacgggcgtgtgacccctgtatggttgaaatttgtctaagtttccaaaattttcgtttgatatcggtttagtcccgaaccacttctaaagcatgtttaaggcttcgtaggcccttataagggacaacgtaattgtgttgaatgatttatgagaatgaatgctttatggttgataaatgtatgctatacgTTGTGTATTGataggtaatacctcgtaaccctactctgacgacggatacgagttaggggtgttacaaaatcctttccataatgaggtcaataggattactcgtctgagctaaagccCATCAGCaataaatgcaggacctcattcatttcgggaaagcacatatattcatcagaattcaatattcaaatgagACTTTACCTTTTTTTCAGCATTTCCGAACATGTATTAAATTCTTCATCATaacaatcaaataattcaaatcaatataagccacattccatacaaacaaaacattcaatttaacatatttataggctccattaagttatacaaacttacctcgacactggttcgcatataaaatctactaatcagaaacattttcttttcctcgatctaacctcaaatttgtgttttctggatctatataaataactttaatcatcaattttacacattccatatttatttggactcaatttacgtcctaggaaaaattaccattttgcccctaacttttccataaatttcaatttcgtccctaagctcgaaaaatgaaattcatgcaatttactccctattccaagcctaactaaaatttcaatataaattttACAACacattttctataaatttcaaaatttttcatcaattttcacaactttgcattttagtccctaaatcatgttttcatcaaaaatcactttgtaaaagttgtttatctatcaacaacctttcattttctaccataaatttctaatttttagcatatacatCCGTGATATAATTTCCATAGtttgataactcttcaaattgatccccaaatagataaattaagctaccctggtttcaaaaatattaaaattactaaaaaaaggacaaggaaacttacccaattaagccatgaaagtttgtTCTCTCtctctagggtttccatgtattttttggaggaagaagatgagaaaataagatgataattttaaaataagatgataattttattatcatcttttaattaattaaattatttcaatttccaatttaatccttgccctttttctaaatttccatggatgagtcactaaaatatctacatacttttctttaatggtctaattaccatataaggacctcaagttttgaattccatagctatttaatcgttccagctactagaattcaacttttacattttatgcgatttagtcctcgtaattaagcacataatcgataaaattttcttatcgggattttcacatgacatttctaacataatacggaccatgtaataaaataaaaataaattttattttcggatcggatttgtggtctcgaaatcactgttctgatttcactaaaaaatgggttgttacattggGTACATCGATGTGGTGTTTGGGGATGGTGGCTAACATAGTGCCTCCAATGGTGGACTAGTAGGTAGTGAGGTCACCTCGAGCTCCTCAATCTCTTTACGTAATGCCTTGATCACAGCCTTCAAGGTCTTGTTCTTTTAGTTGAGAGTGTTGATGGTCTCAAAGAAAGACTCCTCCAACTCCTCCTTGAGCTCTTCTCGAATGGACTAGAGTAACTCGACACGCCCTTTGGTGTCTTTTACGCTAGTCACAAGCTACACGACCTTCAACTCTATTTTGGCCATGCTGGTCTTCACGGTAGCAACCATCTCCTTTAAGTTAGCCATCGATATTGCCTTTTTCCCCTTGGCAGTAGTCGCCTCCTAAATCTTTATGGTGGATGGACAAGCCTCCATGACACCCTTGACTTCATGACTCGTGATATCCTTAGCCAACATGGTTAGCACACTCAAAGTACTAGCTCTAAGAGCAACTTGTCATGTGCTTGGAACTTAAGCCTTACTACATATGACCTTAGGCTCAAACAGCTAACTATCGATGCATAAGAGACCTTGGACATTTTCTAAGTGGAAATGAGTGAAAAAGTAAGCAAAGGATGCTAGCAAGTAGGCAAGAGGATGCTTTAGTACATGAGATAGCTTTATTACAATGCTCAAGTCACGTACAAGTGTGGGGAGGATGGCCTCCTAATATTAAGGTCTAAAATGATCCTAGGCTCAAATATCTCAGTCAAAGGTAAATTACAAGCCTTTTAGACAGTTTTCTTGCATTCCAACCTTGCCTAAGCCTCTCCAACTGGTTCTGGCTCTAGTGCTTGCCTAACGTGATCATGTTCCTGATGTGGGCTATGCACATCCCTAATCCACATCTTAAGTAGATTTGGACCTTATAGCGTGGTGGCCTCGATTGTGAAGGACAATTGGACCAATCACGACTGCAAATGGTGGCAGATCGTGTCGCATACCcactaattatatattattataataatttatgaCCAACAGTATATATGCTTTCTCAACACTTAGATCAAACCTTCTAAAAGCACCATGTTGTCATTCCTTGCTATATGTCGCATGTAACTCCAAACACATTGCAATgcaaataaaaaaatagttttcaAATTATTCTTACTAGATTTTATCATGCAATGTGGGTGAAAGAAAATTAGAATATTAAAATTGCATTTatagaaaatgattaaattatagtTGAAATGATAAAATGTTTATAGTTAAACATATTTTATGCTTGGGTTTCATCTGACAGTgtattttttgttgttttatttaaatatttcatataataattgcaattaaaaaaaaactaaaacaccATTCTATTAATATTAATGTTTATTAAAAAAGACATTTAAATAATTTCTAACCGAATTGGTATCTAATTGATAAGTAACACCAATTcaatatgatatttttaaaaatatagatTCCACTCTAAAAAAGGTTTTGATTTTAACTCATCGTAACTAAGGACAATGGGTTGAATTTTAACATCTTAATGTTCAACTCGTAAATCTAATCAAAtttgttttcaattttaattaatattgcgAGTCTTTTATTTGAACTCGGCACAAATAATCAAACCTAAAATGAAGCAAGCTCATTGTTATTAAATGAATAATCCTAATTGATTTTGTTTGAATAATTCAATCTTTGATTAAATTCGAATTCTAAAAAGTAAAAACCTATCCAACTTTAATCGAAGCTACCGAATGACAGATCCAATTTGATGTCTTCTACAACTAGCACCCAACTATATTGGTCACACCCCAAAGCAAAGTACATGTACTACCAGAGAAATGATCTGTTCGCTACTCTTCAGCGTgcaagtattttattatttattttatattgaaaTAACAACACCAAGTAGTTGGCTGTTGGCATATCGCTGAGTACCACCTAAAGGCAAACCTAGTTAGCTGACATTGACCCACATCACCATTGCTTTAGTTTGCTTTTGAAAGTCTCAAAAACTGGAACGAGAATGAACTCCCAGATGAAAAGTTGCAAATGGGTGCCGGTAGGATACTAAAGCAGGAAATAAAATGCTGTGTTTTAGGGAAAACAGGCAGGGCCTTATGGCACAAAACAATTTAAATAGTCAACTTATGTGATCCATCCAATCACAGAATTTTCTCAGATGCTACTGATGACCATAATCAAGAGATACATTTCACTACAAATCATTATCCCAAGACGCTTCCAAACCACATCATGAGTATCCCACAACTTAGCATAGCAATTCAGTGAATCCTGCCACAAACAAAATCAAGTTGGTAAATCTTCAAGGTTGAGATAGCTGCCATAAACTACTACAATTCTGGAACTGCTTAGTGCATTAACATATTATCCATATCTCACACAGTCAAACAACTCCAAGTAAGACAAATGCACTCACTATCTTCTAGAAGATAAAGCTGCCCCAGTTGCCCTGCCATTGTACAGGACAGTTAAGCTTTAACAAGTTGAGGCATACAAACATACACTTATAAATAACCATCAGCTATCCGCTGAAAGATTAAGCCACATACCTGCCCTGCTGTTTTCCAGCAAAATTAGAATTAGACCTTCCCTGACCAGAGGCCTGCCTTTCAACATTTTTCAGACTTGATCTCTCAGAATTTGCTCCATTAGATTTGCTCAATATTTTTACATTTGAGAGATTTCCAGCCACTCCAAAAGAAACACCATTGGGATGTTGATTCTGCATTCCTGACAGCTGTGAATGATCACCAGCTGCAGTTTTGGAGATAACTGCATACCCCTTGAAAGCAGCATTCTCATTCTTCGCATGGTTGGAGTCAGCTGTTGGGAGACCCTTCTTTAGTCGGTTAGGTTGTGCCATTGGAGTAACAGCAACAGAAGGCAGAATCGAGGAGTAAGGAGATGAGGCTGCAGCTGCTGCAGCAACTTTAGCAACAGCAGCAGTGGCTGCTATCATTTCTTGTGCTCCCTCTCGAAGCCGAATATAATCGCCCTCAATCAGAAACAACtgaaatcacaatttcaaatctTCAGAAATTATAGTCCAAATGCCTGTAAAAAGAAAAGTAGAGAGTTGCAAGAAACAAACCGCAGGGTGACCGGCTACAAAGTCATCCAGCTTTCCATACTTCTTCTTGTAATCATGCCAGTGTAAAGGTGCAAGCATTTTCCCCAACCTATTTGGTAGCTGCAATTGAAAGATACAAGTCAAACCCCATTCTTGCAGGACCTAGTATCTTAGTAAGTTGACCAATGAAAATTTATTAGCAGACCAACCGTGGAACTGATCCGAATTTTGCCACCAGTTGGAATCGTGCGAACAATGCAAGCCAACAAAGACCTCTCATCAAGCAGAGCTGTCTCTGAAGTCTTAGCTGATATCAGGTTATTAGTCTGGCCAGTTGAGACCGGCTTTTCAGGCAAAATAGCACCAGTTCCATTTTTTATTGTCGTTTCACAGAAATTAACAGAATGCAGTGAAGTATCATGAGATGGACTGGCAGCAGCAGCAGCTGCAGTACTTGTTTCCTTCGCTGTTTGGATTTGATCCTCTTGCACATGATTATTCATATTCAGAATATTTTGTTCCTGTCCAATTCAAATTTAAGGAGATGTTAGATCTGAAAGATTCAAAGATTCCCAACTGCTTGAAGACTAGCCAAACTGACAAACCTTGGGTTCAGAGCTCAATCTTAAAGCACCATGAAATTGTGAAGAGGCCTGCGGCATGGCTGGCTCAGGTTGGGAGTCCACAAGGTAACTTGCATTAATTGACTCATCAACCTGAAAAAGAGATAGTCTCAGTAAGTTCCAATAACAGATAAAAACAACACACAGTGAGTAGAATGATCTAGATTTTTTTAGTACCTGAGCTTTCCCAGAAGATGATGATATCACAGAATTGGGCTCTGCCCCTTGGTTCATATGATCCAGATAGTCTGAACGAATGGCTTGTCCATTGACAGACAAGTCATATTCATACTTTACATCTGAGCTCCCAAGCTTTTGATCAGTTTGGGATGGTGGAATATGATTCTCTGCAGACAGCTGTAAACCCTCTGGGGAAGTCTGAGAAACATGATGAAAAACCATTACACACAACAAAGAAAACGTTGGGAAAATTGAAAATGCACAGGTTTGACCATACCAGCTGGTTCTGCCACTGTTGGATGGATGCTGTATCTGGCATTGAGTAGTGTCCAACATGAGATGTCACAGAATGGGGAGCTCCCTGTTGATGCATGATAAATGAATGCAGAGCAGACACCTGCCCAGGTGGGAGGTATGTAGGCAACCCaagtggagcaattggaacactTGGAACATGGTCATTCTGATTCTAAGAGTAAACAAGTCAATTAAAGGGAACAAAGCTGAAGTAATAAAACAAGTTATAAACAAGATAGAAAGGATCAGAATTTGACCATTATTAATAAAAGCCCAAGTTCTACAACTAAACTACTTCTAATATAAGTTTACAAGCACCATCAGAAACCAGACATTAGATAAAATGTTGAAAGAGGGAGGGAGGGTTGGAGTGGTCAACAAAAACCAAGAGACTTGTATCATATTTTGGCAATGAAATAAATTACAATATGAAAAAAGGCATGCACCTATAACATAGATGgctataaatataatatttatgacACAATCTAAGCAAAACATCAGAAAAGCCAGCAATTTTACCGGATTTGGTGCATTTCCAGGTGAAACAAAAGTTTGGACATTGTCTGAAGCCCCATTTGAAATAATCCCAGTATTAGCATTTGTTGCACCACTTCCATTAGAATCCACCTGTTTCCCATTAGTTTGACCAAATTGAGATACATCTTTTGATTTTGTTCGGGACGTATGTGATTCATCAGTATAAGAACCATTCCTCTCTCTCACATCAGCCAGCTCAAGTTGAAGTTGATGTATTGTATGCAAATGAAGTCTCTCCATCTCTGCAAACTAACATTAACAACCAGGAATAAGATCAACGTAATTGCTAAAACTGACATCCAATCTATTAAGTGAGAAGTGTAAACAAGAAACTAAAGGCTTGTCTACCTGTCTCTGACATCCATGCCAGAGCTGGTTATATTGCTCTGTACGTTCTCTCAACTCAGCCTGTAAGGAGTGGTTTGTACTTGACTGCAAAGCATCCATCTCCTGGACACGAGAAATCCAAGTTTGGGCATCTCTCAACTGTTCATCCTTATAAAGAATGGCTTCCTGAGCAGCCCTATACTGAAGAATAAGACCACTATTAGAACATGTAGCTTGCTGTCTTCTATCAATCGGCATTATAGTAAATTGAAACTGTTACTTGGCTTAAATTTCCAACACAAACAATTCTGTTATCATAAATTTAGTTCATCTGAAAGTAAGAAATGCCATTTTCAAAAGCCTGCAGAAGCACACCACGGATAGTTTAACAGAATATTCAACCTTAATCTCAggaattaaaaatagaaaaaggttAAAATCAAGTAAAAGTAGTGACCTGTTCCTGCAAGTCAATAAGCTGCCTCTCTTTCTCTTGAACATGCTCTTGAAGATCATGTATCTGTTTTATGTGTTGAGCTCTCTCAGCTTCTGAATGATCACGTTCTCTTCTGCCAAAAGACAAAGAATAGGAAacccataaaagtttcagaaggTTTAAACACAGCTGCAAGGCTAATGTATTAAAAGCAGTAACCAACAGAAGAAGCTGAAAACTATTTGAGAATGCCATTCAGATGCTAAGCTAATATATTAACTCAACCCTTGGATAGGTTTAgaaaatttcagggaaaaataaacaaagcatTAATATCAATGGTAATCCTTAGAGGTTTATGTTTACAGCAAATAAAAAGGCCTTAACCATAAAACAAGGACCTGAAAGTAGCCAGTTCCTTGTTTTGCTCTCTGAGAAGATCTTCCTTTGCCCAGACCTGCCAAGATAACCAAGTAGGGCTAATTTATACATGACTTTCTAAACATCATACTTtagtttaaaagaaaaataaagcttATCCAAAAGCAGGATAAACATATTGATGGACCTCTTCTTTATCAACTTTGATGGCATGCAACTCTCTGTCTTTCTCTTCCATTTTCCTTTCGAATTCATGTATGGTCTGTTCTCTTTCATCGAGTTGCTCCTAATCAAGCATAAAGCCAAAATATAGATTGAAGGTCACAGGACAGCAATATTGTAGAACCTACTTGTAGCATGCTTGGAATAATTTCAAGCGCCAATGGATCTGATTGGTTTTTTATAGACCACTCAAACTGTCAATCATAAGACATTCAATAtgtaatttcaaaataaataacaaTATGCCCAGGATACAACTCCGGAAGAAAAAAGGAATATGTCTTTACTGACTTCCACAGTCGAAACATGATGACATTATTTCTTAAAGTTTATAATCTGAAATTCTGTTTCATATCTTGTTCATAAATAAAGATCAAATTTTAATTCATAGAAGCAACAAAAACTTCTTTTTCTCTGAAAGTTGAATTGCAGAACAATCATACTATGAATCACATTCTAAATTCAAACCTCAAGCTTGGCAACAGCATTGACATGGGCTGTTATTTTTGCATCACAGCTGCTCTGAATTTCCAGGACCCTTGATCTTGCAATTGCCTGTGCTCGGAGTTCAACCTCCATCTGCAATAGCTCCTCTCTTTGTCTAGTAATATTGTGGATCCTCTGTTGTAATACATCATCATCTAAACTTTCATCAGCCGTGATTGAGCAGAAGTCAACATCAGCAGGCTCTCTTCCGTGCTGCACCTTGATAGACATTCAACAATGTTCACTACTCACCATTCTCATAATAGAATTTAATTTTAAGATTAAAATACCTTACCTCATATATGGTTCTCTCATCTGACTGTCCCAACTTTGATCTGTCCATTTCCTGCATGTCACAATAGAAGAAAACATACAATGAACATCAATGGTCTATCGAATACAGCAATAATAATCTTTCGCCACTTAACCAATATAACTTGATGCTCAATTCTGCCCTTCAGAGCTGGACATTTCCTTACAGCACTAAACACAAAACACTTAACTCTTGGGATCATATAAACACTTAGACCATTTGAATTAAACCCAATTAACATTCCTAATTATTTCAACCAACAATGGGACAATCTTTTCATCAACGTAACCCCCTTTTTTTAATTAATGCGCCAAAATGCTACAATTTTGAGCAGAAGTTGGTTCATAAATGACTCCATCAAAAAGTCCGAGCCAAATTCTATTACTAATAAACTCACTAAG
Above is a genomic segment from Gossypium arboreum isolate Shixiya-1 chromosome 8, ASM2569848v2, whole genome shotgun sequence containing:
- the LOC108467107 gene encoding uncharacterized protein LOC108467107 isoform X9 translates to MEAAAAVAAARGGALPMSSSSRKEWRAVSDHHLVRSHGDEVEMDRSKLGQSDERTIYEHGREPADVDFCSITADESLDDDVLQQRIHNITRQREELLQMEVELRAQAIARSRVLEIQSSCDAKITAHVNAVAKLEEQLDEREQTIHEFERKMEEKDRELHAIKVDKEEVWAKEDLLREQNKELATFRRERDHSEAERAQHIKQIHDLQEHVQEKERQLIDLQEQYRAAQEAILYKDEQLRDAQTWISRVQEMDALQSSTNHSLQAELRERTEQYNQLWHGCQRQFAEMERLHLHTIHQLQLELADVRERNGSYTDESHTSRTKSKDVSQFGQTNGKQVDSNGSGATNANTGIISNGASDNVQTFVSPGNAPNPNDHVPSVPIAPLGLPTYLPPGQVSALHSFIMHQQGAPHSVTSHVGHYSMPDTASIQQWQNQLTSPEGLQLSAENHIPPSQTDQKLGSSDVKYEYDLSVNGQAIRSDYLDHMNQGAEPNSVISSSSGKAQVDESINASYLVDSQPEPAMPQASSQFHGALRLSSEPKEQNILNMNNHVQEDQIQTAKETSTAAAAAASPSHDTSLHSVNFCETTIKNGTGAILPEKPVSTGQTNNLISAKTSETALLDERSLLACIVRTIPTGGKIRISSTLPNRLGKMLAPLHWHDYKKKYGKLDDFVAGHPALFLIEGDYIRLREGAQEMIAATAAVAKVAAAAAASSPYSSILPSVAVTPMAQPNRLKKGLPTADSNHAKNENAAFKGYAVISKTAAGDHSQLSGMQNQHPNGVSFGVAGNLSNVKILSKSNGANSERSSLKNVERQASGQGRSNSNFAGKQQGRIH
- the LOC108467107 gene encoding uncharacterized protein LOC108467107 isoform X2 produces the protein MEAAAAVAAARGGALPMSSSSRKEWRAVSDHHLVRSHGDEVEMDRSKLGQSDERTIYEVQHGREPADVDFCSITADESLDDDVLQQRIHNITRQREELLQMEVELRAQAIARSRVLEIQSSCDAKITAHVNAVAKLEEQLDEREQTIHEFERKMEEKDRELHAIKVDKEEVWAKEDLLREQNKELATFRRERDHSEAERAQHIKQIHDLQEHVQEKERQLIDLQEQYRAAQEAILYKDEQLRDAQTWISRVQEMDALQSSTNHSLQAELRERTEQYNQLWHGCQRQFAEMERLHLHTIHQLQLELADVRERNGSYTDESHTSRTKSKDVSQFGQTNGKQVDSNGSGATNANTGIISNGASDNVQTFVSPGNAPNPNQNDHVPSVPIAPLGLPTYLPPGQVSALHSFIMHQQGAPHSVTSHVGHYSMPDTASIQQWQNQLTSPEGLQLSAENHIPPSQTDQKLGSSDVKYEYDLSVNGQAIRSDYLDHMNQGAEPNSVISSSSGKAQVDESINASYLVDSQPEPAMPQASSQFHGALRLSSEPKEQNILNMNNHVQEDQIQTAKETSTAAAAAASPSHDTSLHSVNFCETTIKNGTGAILPEKPVSTGQTNNLISAKTSETALLDERSLLACIVRTIPTGGKIRISSTLPNRLGKMLAPLHWHDYKKKYGKLDDFVAGHPALFLIEGDYIRLREGAQEMIAATAAVAKVAAAAAASSPYSSILPSVAVTPMAQPNRLKKGLPTADSNHAKNENAAFKGYAVISKTAAGDHSQLSGMQNQHPNGVSFGVAGNLSNVKILSKSNGANSERSSLKNVERQASGQGRSNSNFAGKQQGRATGAALSSRR
- the LOC108467107 gene encoding uncharacterized protein LOC108467107 isoform X3; this encodes MEAAAAVAAARGGALPMSSSSRKEWRAVSDHHLVRSHGDEVEMDRSKLGQSDERTIYEVQHGREPADVDFCSITADESLDDDVLQQRIHNITRQREELLQMEVELRAQAIARSRVLEIQSSCDAKITAHVNAVAKLEEQLDEREQTIHEFERKMEEKDRELHAIKVDKEEVWAKEDLLREQNKELATFRRERDHSEAERAQHIKQIHDLQEHVQEKERQLIDLQEQYRAAQEAILYKDEQLRDAQTWISRVQEMDALQSSTNHSLQAELRERTEQYNQLWHGCQRQFAEMERLHLHTIHQLQLELADVRERNGSYTDESHTSRTKSKDVSQFGQTNGKQVDSNGSGATNANTGIISNGASDNVQTFVSPGNAPNPNDHVPSVPIAPLGLPTYLPPGQVSALHSFIMHQQGAPHSVTSHVGHYSMPDTASIQQWQNQLTSPEGLQLSAENHIPPSQTDQKLGSSDVKYEYDLSVNGQAIRSDYLDHMNQGAEPNSVISSSSGKAQVDESINASYLVDSQPEPAMPQASSQFHGALRLSSEPKEQNILNMNNHVQEDQIQTAKETSTAAAAAASPSHDTSLHSVNFCETTIKNGTGAILPEKPVSTGQTNNLISAKTSETALLDERSLLACIVRTIPTGGKIRISSTLPNRLGKMLAPLHWHDYKKKYGKLDDFVAGHPALFLIEGDYIRLREGAQEMIAATAAVAKVAAAAAASSPYSSILPSVAVTPMAQPNRLKKGLPTADSNHAKNENAAFKGYAVISKTAAGDHSQLSGMQNQHPNGVSFGVAGNLSNVKILSKSNGANSERSSLKNVERQASGQGRSNSNFAGKQQGRATGAALSSRR